The following DNA comes from Nasonia vitripennis strain AsymCx chromosome 2 unlocalized genomic scaffold, Nvit_psr_1.1 chr2_random0006, whole genome shotgun sequence.
gtaatttacttaagtcgaggctgttgtgtgtacacaatctgtacgcgtcaccaaatattaacagaataataaaatcgcgcagattgggatgggcagggcacgtagcgagaatgggagacgaccgtatggcagcgcgtgtcatgaagggcaggccgatggtaacgcgacctctaggtagacctggacgtagatgggaggacaacgtaaaagcggatctagtagaaataggatgggtgggtgtcgatcggagaggtgcatcttgggtggggttgacacaagatagggcagcgtggaaggcttgcgtagatgaggcgatgaactttcgagcccaaatgccatgtaaaaaagaaaaaaaaagtgtagaacttgttattttaaaaatcattattaaCCCTTTTACTAGTATACGTTTACAAAAGTAAACTCTCATTTCATGTTCCTTAAGAGAACAGATACAccaattgtaaaaatatgaaaaattaaatttaatagtataattttccaaattaagGTGTATTAGTCCCCTTAAAAttaatgtacattttttcagTACGTAAGCAAGGTCGACCGATAGTTCTATACAGTGCaagctgtaaaaaaaaacaaaaaacaaaagatgTAATGCCTCAGCCAGTACTCTAAGTACTGATGAGCTTTGTGAAATTGCAaagaaaaaacttaaaatagATGGAAATAAGAAGGGGTTCAATTAATTAATGACATTTTTGAAAGTAACTCTGCAAACGACTTAGCAAACGCTGTACAAGATGCAAAAAGCTACTCgaaaatgacaaaaatgtCTGCAGAAGAAGCTTTGGAACTCATGATAGCGAATAACATGACAAGAGACACATATAACGAAATTAGAAATCGAGCTCGGCAGCATAACCACGATTTATACCCTTACAAAAAagtattacttttttttataaaatatatatttgtagtAGGCGAAATTTCCGTAATTTAGTTTTAAGGACTAATGGTTTATGTTCTTGCAATATACATAAGAGTTCTTACTAATCACTAATCcacatatatatttaaaagtttgtctatatttaataaaaaaattatgaaaataattaagaaattcaAACCATTTCATATAATCAATTATCGGCaaattatcataaatataaagcTAGAATTTAAGTAATAAATGgatatatcattttttaacgtttatAACGTATACTGTCAAGAGATTATGTTCTTCGTTAAAATTAACATTTGATAAAGAAACAAATACACGTTTAGTTCTGTATGCTAAATATGGGTTTGATGGAACTAATGCAAACAGacataaacaaatatccgGTGAAAAAGGCAGTGCTCTTGATTACTTGTTTTGTTCATCACTAGTTCCACTAAAACTAGTTGACAAGAgtaataatcaaatttattgGGAAAATCCAGCTCCATCATCAACTCGACTTTGTCGacctattaaaattttttatcgcaAAGAAACTGATGAATTATGTAAAGCGGAAGAGTCAGATTTTAAACAGCAAATACAAAATTTGAATGATGTTGAAGTTGCTGGGTGTAAAATAGAATTTGAAATGATATTGACAATGATTGATGGCAAGGTAAAGCATTACTgacataaaaaatttcaacttcaatttttttattttttgtgcgATATATAATTCTCTTGTTGCaattgatttcatttaattacTAGCAAATCATTTGACTGGCtcaatagtacattacgatacgtgtgacttaaatggttcttttttacacggcgcagttagcacccgatcGACTTAAACCCGCCAGCAACTTGATTATTCTCAATTTTTTGCAAAACCGATTTCGTGCACTGAGTATCAGTACGGCGGTGGGCAGTCAGGCAGGGGGAACGGAGGGTTCGGGGGGGagcaccccccccccccgcccttataaaaattaattatttaagaataatcatcACATTTTCGTATCTCATATACTATCTTGAACGCATATCTCGTTTTGGCCCTACCTACGGTATCATTTTAGTTTAGGTTAGTTATATTGGCATAACGTAAAGTAGGTACATTGCCCTACGACGGCATCATTTTCTGGTTAGCGCCCTCTcatgtaactcatcattggaAGTTAAATCGAAAGCTCTGTAACTGATATTCGCGGTAAAAGTGGTCTCTTTTGAAGCTGAAAttcattgaattatttttattgattgatATTGTGTTTTAGAGTTCATAGCATAAGTTTACATTGTAGTTTTTaaggttatttttatttgttgaaCTTCTGttagtttataaattattatttatatttcgtTTAATAAGTTTATAATATCTAAATATCAGTTAAATATCTAACATGAGTAGTTCAGAAAGTGAAGGTGAAAATGGTGATTTTGTGCCATATGCGATGAAAGAAGTTGCTCGAATGTAACATTAGATTTGCTGCCTACCAAATCAAAAATGATTTACACAGCAGCATATAACACCTTTAAAATGTGGCGCAAGGAAAATGGGTCTAACTCATTTTGTGAGGATGTGCTACTAACATATTTTGCACATCTCTCAACTAAGTACGTACCACCTTCCCTGTGGTCTTCTTATTCAATGTTGAAGGCTACGATGAAAGCTTACAATATCATTGATATTGCTGACTACATAAAGTTAATGgcttttttgaaaaagaaatctGTAGGATATCGACCAAAGAAGTCACTTATCTTTACGTCAAACCATACTTCCACATTTCTTAACGATGCACCTGATCATTTATATTTGCTTGATAAAGTAATTATACAACttcaatatttattcaaattatatatcaATAATTATCTTAAAATATCTAATTTAAATAAACCTTACAGTGTGTTCTTATTTTTGGAATCTATGGAGCTCTACGAAGAGAAGAATTCACTAATATTCTCCAAGATGATGTGAAGAGATTGGAAAACGAAGATGTACTGCTAATCAAGatcaacaaaacaaaaaattacgtTCCAAGATCGTTTACTATCGCTGGTCCACTATTTGATATTTCTTGGTAATATATTCCAGCAAGTTCCAAAAGAAAtagcaacttttttaaatttgcctGATAATTATACTGGACACTGCTTCCGGAGAACCTCAACAACTCTGTTAGTCGATGCGGGTGCTGACCTGACTACGCTAAAACGACATGATGGATGGAAGTCCAGCACTGTTGCTTCTGGTTACATAGCAGATTCCTTGAACAATAAGAAGAAGATTAGTAATCAGATAGGATCAGAAATTGTAACCAATAAGCGAGCTAAGGTAGATGATACTGTTCCTGTGTCAGTCGAAGAGAATTTTGCATCAAATTCCACAAGTGCTACATTACCAAAAGAATCAAAGCAAGCTGAAACCATTGATATCGTTCCTGATACAGAGACAGAGATCCACTGCGCACCATCAACTTCTATAACTACAGCTGTACCTGTATCATCAAAGGAAAAAACTAGTTGCAGTTTCTCATTCTGGTCCAACAATCAAGAACATTCAAGAATTAGATACCAAGATTGTTGTTGCACCATCTACATCAAAGAAAATTCCATCAGCGGGTGTTCTTAGGTCCATTGAAAACATAAATGCTTCATTTAATAACCTGCCTTGTCAACGACCTACAACGAAGAAAGTTTTCAATGAAAGACAGGAATTAAATTTGCCAGTTCATTGCAATCCTGACATTGGGTTGTACGTTTTAGGTTCATCAGATGAAACTAGGTCaacttatatttttaataactgtAATGTTACCATAAATAGTGTCAATAGTCCTGTTATAGATGTAAATTGCATTAAGTTAGACAAAGCCGTCCAAACAGAAAAACTGTAAATTGTAGTTTATattttagaataatttttagttgtaTTCATAATATTTATAGTCAGAGttttatatcaaaattttaatatattgttgTGACCGAGCTGTGACCaagaattaaatatatttaaattgaATCCTACTTTTAATGTTTATCATTTAATGAACTTACCTATTTGTGTCcagttatttaattattatttagttttttgatgtattttaaATGTCAAAGCACTTCATAAGGGAATAATTTTTAGGTTAAGTAGTGTTTATTTCCGTTCTCTGATAGAGTGTAAAAAAGTCACTTCTCTTTTCTAATGGCTTTTGTGGCGCTGGAAGCGgtgtaaaaaagaactatTTTAGCCACGAAAAAGTGTGGCTATATAGCGGGTTTAAGTCACACAGTGCTATAAAAgtcattttcaaaattgtaaaCATTGATTAGGATTGTCTAATGAATATAGAAATCATAGCTATTTAATGGCTGGAAAATGGTTATGTAAAATGTGCTCGAttacaaaatagaaaaaatgataattttgaggttatgtttatTCTATCAAATGCtcaaaaaatgtaagaaaaacCATTTTATCACCAGCTAATTTCTAGCCATTTCTCATGGCCATTTCTTAGTTTTCTAgccattttaaatatttcgatTTTGACTAAGGTTTAATCTATTAATATTatctaaataataaaaaatgttctcttACAACTATTTGTTCATATAATTAATGAACAGTATCGAGaacattaaataattttattaatcgtGCTtgaattcaataaattttcagGTTTGTAATGCGCTAAATGACACTTCATCGCAAAGATGTTTTGTTTGTGATACGACAATATcacaattaaacaaaattgacTATTTACTGAATAGGCCTATTCAAGAGTCAGCTTTAAAATATGGCTTTTCAGTTCTTCATGTCCATATACGGTTTATGGAACTTGTACTTCATATTTCTTATCGGATAGAAATTAAAATGTGGAGAGTAAGTATTTCGTATTTGTGGAAGAGttgtttttgttgattttgaattatGAGATATATCATTATTGTTTACGCGATTACTTTGCTGTAATATAAAAtatcttatttgttttttttttaattatttttacccggacattttaattttaaaaattctttttaattattaagcCTTAAATGTTTCTGTTTTTATGATATTTGATGATTACGATATCTaagttaaaattgtaaattatccTTAATGAACACCCTACATAGATATTTATGAAactattaaatgttttaaattaataaataaattacttcaAAACGTGATAAAAATACAGGTGCTCcttttaaaagatttttcatttgttttAACGTAAAACTAATCGGTTTCTAATCAAAtttagtaataataattcttaatccttttattatttcaatttattattttaaggtttcaaaaaaaagaaaatattgtttgtgaTCGAAAAAAGCAAATTCAAGAGTCTTCACGATACCCTTGGAATATTGGTTGATGCACCGATACAAGGGTCTGGAAATACCAACGATGGTAATACATCGcgaagattttttaataacgtGGATGTTGTCGCCAGAGTTACAGGTGATAAAATAGCTTATTTATCGAGATGTGTTTCAATTACTTGTATACATTTTacatcaaaattaaaaaagatgaatttttctttaaaaatactAGACGTTAATTGCtagtaaaaaaatactttctaACACGATTTTAATgaagttgaaaattttaatattgcaaagcttcctctatgagaaatctatatgcattAGTTTATTGAAGTAATACATTAAATTGAAGGAAGCTAAGTGCTTAAGGATTGACctggtttattattataataattatacaaaacaataataattacatataaactaataaaataaaattagggTTTGGCGAAAAATCGCTGAAaagattcaaaattatattatctaTTATATCTTCAGTCTATAAAATGAAGATAATAGCTTTCAAAGAATTTTGTGAATGTACCGCAAGAATGTATACCAATCTTTACAATTGGTACTATATGCCACCTTCAATGCATGTAATACATGGCCATTAAATAATGGATCAGTTACTTTTACCAATAGGAATGCTGTCCGAAGAAGCCCAGGAAAGTAACaacaaaaatgtaaaaagatTTAGGGATAGATTCTCAAGAAAAATTTCAAGGTAGATTACAGTTTCTTTTCTAAAACTATTGAATATAATTGTTTAGTCTTCTTTAAAGCACTCGAATAAATTACATTCCATTTTCAGAATCGCGACTAATACGGATATGTACcagagattattattatattctgatCCATATTTATCCTTACTAAATCGACCGTAcaaagcaaataaaaaaatgagtaAATTGAcagatgaaatgaaaaaactcattattattgaaaataatgacgagGAAAATACTGATTCAGGCAGTGGAAATGAATCAACTCAAGAAGACTAGTCAACTTGAAAAACTGTTATTATAAATGATCTTAACGaaattcttttataataataaaacaacgTTTACAAACGCAATATATATTCcatcatatattttatatataagatatatatgtatacgtatatacatatacgtattcatacatattatgtatacatatatatgcacTTTTCTCAATGAACTATCAAAGATTCTGCATGATTTTCGTGCATTGGCCAACTTcatcatatattttatatatatatatgtgtatctatattgatatatacatatacatacatactatTAGAATCAATATCAGCATTTTCAGGACGCGATTTACTTCCTCTTTTGAAAGCTTCAGCAACCATTTGTCGACTTCAGTCTCTACCATAAACTGCGGTGTGCTGAACTTAATGTGCGCTTCCACTTAGCAGTTTGCCTGCATTGCACGACTCAACTGTACTATTGGATGTGCCTGCCGGCGTCATCATTGACTCCAAACACTGAACACTTTGAGCGTCCTGAGGTCTCTTCGGACGTATGCTCGATGAACGCCACGCGCAACCCTTCTCGCTTGGTGCGCGCTTCCTCTGCTGACATATTAGGGGATGGCACAAAGTCTGTTGGCACGTACTCGCCTAGTAACCATCTCTGTAGTCGCCTAGCTTGATTTAAACGTCTGCCGTCCTGACGCAACTCTAACGACTCTAGCGTTATCTTGCGTTCAACGCTGTTCCGGCTTATGCACCATTGCTCGGTGACTTTTTCCAAATCTGCCGTAATCTTCATTCTTAGCCGTCCGTGCTTTTTATCGCCGCGTATCTTGCACGCGATATCGCTAACAACGTCGTGGCAGCTCGCGAAACTGTAACACTTATACACACACTAGAGATAGCTCCTAGGTTGTATTTTCGTTGCTCCAACGTAAGCTACGAAATTACAGCCTGTTTACTCGCACACATACACTCGTCGACGTGTCAATGTAGCGTAACTGAATCCCGTAATTCagtttaaaaaacaagattttctCACGCGAAAGTAACGCAAACTTGTATAGTTGACCTTTAGAGGACTTAATGCCTTTGAAGTCGAACTATACGAAAGCTAAAGGTAAAGATAcaagaaaattttatatattaatattcaaaTAGTTTATTGTTCACTACGTTAACAGCTGtaattgatttaatttaaaccgCAAGCGTAAGGGACTGGACGTAGTGCCAGCGCCTTAGCTTGCGCACAAAAATATGCTCTGACCGAAGTCTACTAGAAGTAGGAGTCTTCATGCTCCTTTATATTTGAGCTTAATCGAGCGAATGAGGTTGAGGAGCTGAGCAAGGCGATATTTATCCTGTAAGGTACTACTGCGCCGAGCCACAGCCACCGCTTCCCCCTCAAGTCCGCCGCTGTTGCTACTGCTGTCACTTTTCATTCCagtatgctgctgctgcttgctgATTGGTTCGGCGCTAATCTTCTTTTTGATACACCCccgttacaaaatattttttatgcgCGAGTCTTTTTCCGACGCTCGCACAAGTCGAGACCGTTACGATGCATACTCATactcatacacacacgcacacatacacatgcgcgcgcgcagatatCCGCacgaacattttctaaaaacatatGATTCGAATTCCAATCAAAAGGCTTTTTTCATCCTTGCGCCATGTTGGCATGTTTATAATGTATTAATACATTACTTTATTTTGAATTACCAAAGATTTGATTTAGCTATTAAGTAaatacaatgattttttgtttgccATATTATGAACAAAATAATATGGTTATGAACTTGACtttttgattgatctcagttgtttttagtttgattttattgaaaataaaatcattgacATGTATGGTAAATACGCAAtacatcaaactcgcctaattTGTTTACTTTGgttaaaagatttttttatattacacTTTCTAAAACCGTTCAGgt
Coding sequences within:
- the LOC116416472 gene encoding uncharacterized protein LOC116416472, which produces MDQLLLPIGMLSEEAQESNNKNVKRFRDRFSRKISRIATNTDMYQRLLLYSDPYLSLLNRPYKANKKMSKLTDEMKKLIIIENNDEENTDSGSGNESTQED